TTATTGACGGACCGGTTACCCGGCTGGCCGGAGGGTTAACCGCAAACCGCTCAGCGGTTCAGCGGCGTGTTTGCGTCGATCACGCGGCGCGACAACAACACCCCGAGCGCGATCATGCCGAGACCGAGGAACAGGTGCAGCCAGTTGTCCGCGGTGTTCAACGGCACGAAGTTCGCCGCGCTGTCGTGGTCGATCACCAACCCGTACAGCCACAGCACCAGGTAGACGGCGCCGCCGCCGATCAGGTAGGCACGCGCACCGCTGAACGTGCGGGCCAGCAACAGCCCGGCGACGCCGAAGAGCAGGTGCACGATGTTGTGCAGGATCGACACGTTGAAGAGGCCGAGGAGAAGAGCCTCGGAGTGGTGGCTCGCGAACGTCATGGTGTCGTAGTTCGTCGTGATGCCCGGGATGAATCCCAGGACGCCGACCAGCAGGAACACCGCGCTGACGGCGAGTGCCGCCTTCTGCACAGGGGAGCCGTATCGAGTGACGGCCGTCGGACCCGACGGCTGACTGCTGACCATCGTCGTTCCTTTCGCTCAAGGGGTGAGCACTGTGCTACCCCTCGAGTTACGGAACAAACGCGGCGAACTACTTTCTGACGTTGCAGTTCGGCCGGTTACCGCAGTGGTGGCCGGATTCGCAGGCGTTGCAACGGCAGCTGCAGCCACTGGGTGCCTTGACGGGAGATATACGCATCGCTGTTCAACTCCTATGTTGACGCGCCCGCGTATGACCGGGCGATCTCGCACCCTCGAATATATGCCGATCCG
The window above is part of the Mycolicibacterium rutilum genome. Proteins encoded here:
- a CDS encoding DUF4383 domain-containing protein, with the protein product MVSSQPSGPTAVTRYGSPVQKAALAVSAVFLLVGVLGFIPGITTNYDTMTFASHHSEALLLGLFNVSILHNIVHLLFGVAGLLLARTFSGARAYLIGGGAVYLVLWLYGLVIDHDSAANFVPLNTADNWLHLFLGLGMIALGVLLSRRVIDANTPLNR